AGAATCAAAATTGACAAACCAACCagaccaaaattttttttaaatatgtctttTGTCATCAGACTCAGCATCTTTTGATATTGTACTCtacaattgattaaaaaatcatgtcacagcttactatatattatttttatttatccttAAAATGTGAACGTTATATTAAAAGAAGAGAGTGATTTAGCGGTACGGAACGTAAtagatttaagtttaattaaccGTAAAAATCTTACTTCACGACGTAAGATTTCTTACGGCCTTGGACGACGCATCGTCAAAAGTTGTCCCTTGAGTAAAGGGTCGTGGGTTTTTTTATAATCCAACTACGAAAACCTTATTCGAAAATTATTTGGCAAATTTAGACTGCATTCGGTAAATCGCGGCAAATGTCAATTAAATAGGACTTTTGTGTAAATTTGTATTTGCCGACTATGACTTTAGTTATTTTATCccaatgatatatattaatataaatcataatatatatcattatgTCAATCATAATATATATCGTTATGCCGGCAAAAAACAGCTTCTACACACCTCTTTTTCTGTAAAATCAATTCGGGACGCATATTTTGGAACCCTATACAGACTCAGAATAGGCAGAGATATATGCGCAATCTGATTCGCCAATTTTGAAAGAGAGGCTTTTGCGCGTatgtttaaatcaaatcaaatgtcaaaaaacgtattgaataataaaagtgaatttgagtaatttcataaaaaaccaaataatattagcaaaaaaaaagttaagattttTCTATCCAATTTTGTGCAATATGGTAAATATACTTATACAAACCCTCACAACTCAAAACATCCGtgattttcagaattttttcttaaaaataaagattttaaaaaattagtttgtttttataattctaAGATATGAAAAAGACAGCCATTGTAACAAACTATAAACCAGATAGTGAAACTTGACTATGCTGTGATTCTCAtacaatagattttttaaaactgttttaaaatttatctactAATATCAATAGACTATAATTAacttggtataatttttttcaaattaagttcCCATTTATCCAATCATTTAGcaagaaaagtattttaaaacaatagccAAATTTCTTATTAGAACTTTACACTTATTACTcccatatataaattatatacaacactaaaaaaatttgagaataTTGCTTTTTGGTTGTTATAGCTAGCCCAGATGATTTGCAACACTcttaaattaaaagcaattgtAGGCAAGAGCAAATTTAGATATCCTTTGGTAATGTATAGTAATAAAAGATCACAAAGCATTGTAAGCTATTAGAAAAAATGTCCACAAGTGTGTTTTGATATAGGAAACTGATTACCAAAAGCAATAACTTTCAACTTACCACACCTATATGAAAAACTAAGTGTAAAAAGGTAGAAACAAGAAAGATTGCAAACATGCAGGTtcatgttgttgtttatttcaatttcaaaacacaatacatgtttgttgatatatagcTTTTAACCTGAACAAAATACTCGTTATTGTATtctataattaatataaaatatgtatccTTTAATAGCAACTGatggtaaataatattaaattaagcagcaaactttgataaattttatatatttataatgctAATAACtcattttacattatatactccagaaaaaaaagaaaatatgtctgctctaaaaaaattagaaaaaaaatcttaaataaaatgtactccatatttacaaattttatttttttaaattttattgacaaagttttattatgtaatttttaatataaccaataaaaacaagtgttcttttttcaaatttcagtGAATATCTCTcgtttattaatataaaaacatgatgcgttatgttttattttgatgcaatattaccaatttttttgaaaacttgctTCTTCAAATGTAAAAGCTAATGTTgatgaagttatttttattacaaaaaattgccATAATTCACCTTTActtggttaaattttttgaatttaatactcagtaaagttttaatgttcagtgaaaaaacaaatatcacttttttgttaagttttccaataaattattatccaatttattattcaaattatttccATTAGATTAATATCCAATTTTCAtcctatataatatataaagaaaaatattgatgtACACCTTATCAGccttttcaaaatttaggtTGAACAGTAACTTCTTCAGGATTCGTAAATTTATATGGAGCATGTAAACTAGTTTGGCAAAACATCtgcaaaaattttctttttccaaaattttaaatgttaaactgtttataattaACAAGTTGGTATAAAGATGCAGTAACGAGCTTAGAACAACCTCTACCACAGcctaaaatttatactttgcatGTTTTAAGTACTTTACCAGTAGTCTGGTGCAATTGCATATAAACTTTGTATCGAGCATGCTTTATAGAACACGGACATTATATTTGATAAGAAACACATTTAGAAATCTTGCAAAATTGCACACATGCAAATTCAAGTGAAATATTTCAAGAgtttatacatacaaaacacattttataatagcaaaaatattcaTAGCATGACAActtattttgttctttttttgataattttcttttcttttttttattacgcttttttcattaaaacgATTGATTTTAACCacttagtttagttttttaaatcatttttttttcaattactgCAATACAAAAAATGCCACAATCATTTGCCATAATCCACTTTTATTTATGCCATAATCCTCTTTTATTTGGTTAACTTATTTGACTTCAATACTTTTTCATGCTTTTAATGTCAGTGTTTATGTGTGACTGTACAAAAATTACTGTTCTGTAGACAAACATAAatgtcactttttttgttaaattttcaaatattttataacttaatgcAGCCTgccaaaatttttataaattttaaaaaagtttttaatgatttaacacaatgttttattaaagttacgtaataaaaaaatatatcagcctCCTCCAAACTATGGTTGAAACAAAGcatgaaaacaaaatctctTTAGAGCTCATATATTGACATGGAACATGTAAGCTAGTTTTGCAATTagtacaaattttctttttttaaaaaaccctaaCTTTCAACTctttataataaacatgtaaatcagtttataaataaagttcttcACCAGTAGTCACGTAAAACTGCATATAAACTTTGTATGCAAAAGTGCTTCACTATTAGTCTCGTACAACATActtatataaactatgtattTGAGAATGCTTTAAGGCCAAGAGCATATTTTAAGAGAAACAAATTTgtagattttttcaaatttactttaacacatttttttttttcgtttcttAAAATTAACAATAGATAAAATCTTCATCACCAAGATAAACTTGATTGAAACTTTTACGAGTGAAAATTCTCTTGTACAAATAGATTTTGATACACTTTAAATACACTGAAAAgtactaaaataaaatgaatttcttGTGTTGATAGTAACACATGATTTGTATTGATAAACTTAGTATATCATttactttgaaatttatttcaaaaatctgtttgatttgattttcattatatttttcaacaaaatcgCACTTGCCTCTCTTTCAAAATCAGCGAATCAGATTGCTCATTTTTCTGCCTATTCTAAGCCTGAatagggtttcaaaatatgcaTTCGGGACGCGTATTCCGTTGTCCGGACGAAAGTTTCGATAAATTCAGCATGAACAATAACAgcataataaactaatttaacgtaatataaaaataatggaaaCCGAAATGAAATCCAATGAACTTCCTCTTTCAATAGCCAAGGatgctgtttttattaaaagtgtAGATTGTTCTGATTTTCTCTCTGTTGAAGGTTTTGATTTTAATGAGGGtatttgttatgaaaaaatactttcaagCTACAAAAGAACTGGTTTTCAAGCATTAAACTTTGGAAGAGCAGTAGAAGAAATCTTAAAAATGCTACATGTTCGCGATGAGTTACCAGTTACTGTTAGTGAATTTATAGATGAAATGTACAGGCCAAAAACAAATTGCACAATTTTTTTAGGGTACACTTCAAACATGGCCTCCTCAGGTATCAGAGATATCATCCGTTATCTTGTAGAACATAAATTAGTTGATGTTCTTGTAACAACGGCTGGAGGTATAGAggaagattttattaaatgtatggCACCTACATATTTAGGAGATTTTAGCCTTAAGGGAGAGTCATTAAGAAGACAGGGACTTAATCGAACTGGAAACCTGATTGTGCCAAATACAAATTATTGTCTGTTTGAAGAATGGTTTCAGCCAATATTAGATGAAATGttagaagaacaaaataaaaataactttaactgGACTCCCTCAAAAATGATTGCTAAAATGGGAAAAGTAATTAATAACCcaaaatcaatatattattgggcatataaaaatgatataccTGTTTTTAGCCCAGCCATTACTGATGGCTCTATTGGTGATAATATTTACTTCCATAGTTATCGCCATCCTGGACTTCGAATTGATATTGCTGAagatataagaaaaattaacaatttggCTGTTTATGCTAAAAATACTGGTCAAATCATTATTGGAGGTGGTCTAATAAAACACCATATATGTAATGCAAACTTAATGAGGAATGGTGCagattttagtatatatattaatacttcTTGTGAATTTGATGGTTCAGACTCAGGTGCTAGTCCTGATGAAGCTGTTTCATGgggtaaaattaaagttaacgCAACACCTGTGAAGATTTTTGGTGATGCGACGTTGATCTTTCCTATTTTGGTTGCAGAAACCTTTGCAAAgtatgtagaaaaaaaaaagaataataagttgtagtatatatattatcatattttagttaaaatatttataatacctTTAAAGAAAAAGTAGTGGTTCTAagtaaaactttgaaatttattgTGCCGTATGTTTGAGCCAAAGTACCAgtgttaaaaagatttaaaaagataatgatttaaataaaagaatctttttgtttaatattagaTTGGCTGTCCGAATTAAAACCTCTTAGTTAATATGTGTGTGCTCCCTGCATGTTCTTCCTATTtaaatcagtcgatgtatgtacactcctcTGTATGTTCTATCTACTTGTGTAAGTCAGTCGATATATTTACACTctactacattttttttctatttaagttggTCGATGTACACTGCAGTATATCTGCACAATCTCCTTACCTAAGTCAGTCGATGTTTTTACACTCTCTGTATGTTCTCCTTACTTaggtcagttgatgtatgtatgCTCAACTCAATCctttaacaaagcaaaaataaagaaatatataaacaacAGTACAGTAACAGtataaaatgatgaaaaaacaaaaacgttatttaaaaaaaactttcttgtcataaataaaaataagttaaataaggTTTGTCTtgtcataaataaaaacaagttaaataaggtaaataaaataagttttgtgggtttttaaaatagttattaaaaatagttttctgctaattaattattttctgctaatatttaattatttcaacatTGAAGTgattattaaaagttgtttaaatgttaaaaataggcattgaaaagtgatttttttacaatttttttttttttactattaaaatctgtttcacttttttttactatcaaAGTCTTTTTCACATTCAAAGAActattaatacaatattttattttacttataacaGTGTTTCATCGATAAAGATTTTCTGATTAGTCTTTATtgatatgtgtgtgtgtgtgtatatatatatatatatatatatatatatatatatatatatatatatatatatatatatatatatatatatatatatatatttgtttatttatataaagcttGTTTGGTTTACACTTTAtggattaaaaaatataaaaaagtagaccaaaaaacaaaaaaaacaagcaaagacttttaaaaaaaacttttctttaaattaatagaaCCAAAAACCTCTCTGTTCTATGTACAGTGTAGAGTGTAGTATATGCTTATTTAGCCATACCTGTATAACATAACAGTAGAACTAACATCAACTGATTTAATCATATGCACAGCAGTGCATATGATTAAATCAGTTAATATGTTAAGATTGATTTAATCACAGAAGTACATATGATTAAATCAATCTTATGTACCTATGTCTAAATAAgcatatattatcatatatctATGACATCAGTTGATGCATGCCCTGCTGCATCTCTAAATAAATCAGCTGATATATTTAATCTCTCTACAAGTATACCTAAATAACTCAGtttagatatatattaaaaaaaaagaaaataaagaattataataaagcagtaaataagtataaaaaaaatacttcattaaaaagCAACGATTTTCTAGTCAATAAAGTTCgtattttgtgtttattttaaaaaaggtgttAAATTAGTtaaccaattttatttttatgtttttgtgtgtaaatctttaaaaaagccTTAAATTAGAATCAGTTATtgcttagaattttttttattattattataaaatactttgtcCTCTGTGACTAAAAGGCCCAGTCTTAAGAATAACTTTTTCCTGCTTGTGcctttaaacctttaaatttctactaatttaaaaaataaattgtccgAAAAATTGCAATCTGaagttttaaagtataaaaaaatggagttttaaaacattttcctttttcggtaattttttttcaggtaagttattagtttattttaaatagttttttttaattaaaaaaaaatatgatggaaaatatgttatttttagtaGTTGGAGTTCAGGGGCAGATTTagcattttattattgtttgtagTAGCTAATTTCCGGACATGAagcaaacttcaaacatttatatgtttatacttatgtcaaatatgAATAAGCTTTTAATCcgcctcccccccccccccctcctgcCTTACACGCGCGAGCCAAGTGTTATAATATAGTTGAGGAGCCCATCTGCAAACCGCTCTAAGTCCGAGTAAATTGATTTTGAGAAATCGAAGGAAAACTAGCCCACACCTGATTAGCGCTCCAAAAAACTTGTGTTAGTTAATTTTGTATCATTAAATAGACACTATAAAATCacttgcataaaaaaaaatgcaactctACAGGATATCAAAATAAACCTCTTTGAAATATGGACTTAGCTTGTTTTGATAATGTCAGTTGGActtgaactttttgaaaatgtttggtTAAATTCACATGACTtgttagtttattaaaaagcattgaaatatttttgaattatttaactTGCGCGAATTataggttttttattattatactataaataaGGTAACGGAAAAGGaggtataaaacaaaatattgtaagtttttttattaaaaaactgatcaacaacaaaacaaaatttgaaatacaaaaaaaagttaaacatgtCTGCTTACAgcatttttatcaagacaactGCATATAGTATCTTCCTCATCTTCTAGGCGTTCTTCTATTAAAGAATTAATAacgatactttttaaaaaaattaaaacaattatcttGCTCCCAGTTCACTCCTGTATGCACaagaattaaacttttaatat
Above is a window of Hydra vulgaris chromosome 10, alternate assembly HydraT2T_AEP DNA encoding:
- the LOC124816598 gene encoding deoxyhypusine synthase, whose protein sequence is METEMKSNELPLSIAKDAVFIKSVDCSDFLSVEGFDFNEGICYEKILSSYKRTGFQALNFGRAVEEILKMLHVRDELPVTVSEFIDEMYRPKTNCTIFLGYTSNMASSGIRDIIRYLVEHKLVDVLVTTAGGIEEDFIKCMAPTYLGDFSLKGESLRRQGLNRTGNLIVPNTNYCLFEEWFQPILDEMLEEQNKNNFNWTPSKMIAKMGKVINNPKSIYYWAYKNDIPVFSPAITDGSIGDNIYFHSYRHPGLRIDIAEDIRKINNLAVYAKNTGQIIIGGGLIKHHICNANLMRNGADFSIYINTSCEFDGSDSGASPDEAVSWGKIKVNATPVKIFGDATLIFPILVAETFAKYVEKKKNNKL